A single window of Haemorhous mexicanus isolate bHaeMex1 chromosome 28, bHaeMex1.pri, whole genome shotgun sequence DNA harbors:
- the ATXN7L3 gene encoding ataxin-7-like protein 3, producing MKMEDMSLSGLDNSKLEAIAHEIYTELVEDACLGLCFEVHRAVKCGYFFLDDTDPDSMKDFEIVDQPGVDIFGQVYNQWKNKECVCPNCSRSIAASRFAPHLEKCLGMGRNSSRIANRRIASSNNLNKSESDQEDNDDINDNDWSYGSEKKAKKRKSDKNPNSPRRSKSLKHKNGEIGGNPDPFKYSNSAGINYETLGPEELRTLLTTQCGVISEHTKKMCTRSLRCPQHTDEQRRAVRVYLLGPSASLPEAEGSVENDSFEVAESQALMSRLQWDGSSDISPSDSASSKASTNNSESRKTKKKKPHLGLVSGTPGLGSSKKKKPKPPAPHTPSIYDDINN from the exons ATGAAAATGGAGGATATGTCTTTGTCTGGCCTGGATAACAGCAAACTGGAG GCCATCGCACACGAGATCTACACGGAGCTGGTGGAGGATGcctgcctggggctctgctTCGAGGTGCACCGGGCTGTCAAGTGTGGGTACTTCTTCCTGGATGACACGGACCCCGACAGTATGAAGGACTTTG AGATCGTGGACCAGCCGGGCGTGGACATCTTCGGGCAGGTGTACAACCAGTGGAAGAACAAGGAGTGCGTGTGCCCCAACTGCAGCCGCAGCATCGCCGCCTCGCGCTTCGCCCCTCACCTGGAGAAGTGCCTGGGCATGGGCCGCAACAGCAGCCGCATCGCCAACCGCAG gaTTGCGAGCAGCAACAACCTGAACAAGTCAGAGAGTGACCAGGAGGACAATGATGATATCAATGACAATGACTGGTCCTATGGCTCTGAGAAgaaag CAAAGAAGAGGAAATCGGATAAG AACCCCAACTCGCCCCGCAGGTCCAAGTCCCTGAAACACAAAAATG gTGAGATCGGCGGGAACCCCGATCCCTTCAAG TACAGCAACTCAGCTGGCATCAACTACGAGACGCTGGGCCCCGAGGAGCTGCGGACACTGCTCACCACG caatGCGGGGTCATCTCTGAACACACCAAGAAGATGTGCACCAG gtccctgcGGTGTCCCCAGCACACGGATGAGCAGCGCAGGGCAGTCCGGGTTTACCTCCTCGGGCCCTCCGC GTCCCTGCCCGAGGCCGAGGGCAGCGTGGAGAACGACAGCTTCGAGGTGGCCGAGAGCCAGGCCCTCATGAGCCGCCTGCAGTGGGACGGCTCCTCCGACATCTCCCCCTCCGACTCGGCCTCCTCCAAAGCCA GTACAAACAACTCCGAGTCCCGCAAGACCAAGAAGAAGAAGCCCCACCTGGGGCTGGTGAGTGGCACCCCAGGGCTCGGCTCCAGCAAGAAGAAGAAGCCCAAGCCCCCcgccccccacacccccagcaTCTATGATGACATCAACAACTGA
- the TMUB2 gene encoding transmembrane and ubiquitin-like domain-containing protein 2, translated as MEPPAAPLIPGVGDEVTLVAGVAVLALALVLAWLSTYVAEGSSQLLGTGDAAVIRLGPLPPYAGPAGAAEAPEPPGSPESAEEKAEEEGGAAARGDSGSPPDAGLDVRSLARDPTEPGAPGAGDACSGLIKIRLKFLNDTEEVAVARPEDTVGILKSKYFPGQESQMKLIYRGQLLQDQARTLRSLRITDNCVIHCHRSREGSAATPALPEPGPAGPAAPGLPLGGGTLMVPTVMVVLALGWYFRINYRQLFTAPATVSLIGVTVLVTFLAFGVYGQAG; from the exons ATGGAGCCCCCGGCCGCCCCGCTCATCCCGGGGGTGGGGGACGAGGTGACGCTGGTGGCCGGGGTGGCCGTGCTGGCGCTGGCGCTGGTGCTGGCCTGGCTGTCCACGTACGTGGCCgagggcagcagccagctcctgggCACCGGGGACGCGGCCGTCATCCGCCTCGGGCCCCTCCCGCCCTACGCGGGGCCCGCGGGAGCGGCCGaggccccggagccccccgggagCCCCGAAAGCGCGGAGGAGAAAGcggaggaggaagggggggcggcggcgcggggggacagcgggagcCCCCCCGATGCCGGCCTGGACGTGCGGAGCTTGGCCCGGGACCCCACCGAGCCCGGTGCCCCCGGGGCGGGGGACGCGTGCTCCGGCCTCATCAAGATCCGCCTCAAGTTCCTCAACGACACCGAGGAGGTGGCGGTGGCCCGGCCCGAGGACACCGTGGGGATTCTCAAGAG CAAATACTTCCCGGGCCAGGAGAGCCAGATGAAGCTCATCTACCgcgggcagctgctgcaggaccagGCGCGGACGCTGCGCTCGCTCCGCATCACCGACAACTGTGTCATCCACTGCCACCGCTCCCGGGAGGGCAGCGCGGCCACCCCCGCCCTGcccgagcccggccccgccggccccgcggccccggggctgcccctgggcggGGGGACCCTCATGGTCCCCACGGTGATGGTGGTGCTGGCGCTGGGCTGGTATTTCCGCATCAACTACCGGCAGCTCTTCACGGCCCCGGCCACCGTGTCCCTGATCGGTGTCACCGTCCTGGTCACCTTCCTGGCCTTCGGGGTGTACGGACAGGCGGGATGA
- the ASB16 gene encoding ankyrin repeat and SOCS box protein 16 isoform X1 yields the protein MAHETFAFSPSALRSLRLQRELLERDDRRRALARDSAERRLLPGTPRLPPSPPRRRQFCRDPAVHNALYAGDLRRVQSIFKDEATANLVLETVSEELVWSPEQGLWVLSPRRQHTSALRIAAARGYEDCARHLLLRGAAVDAVVGGRAPLHDSAAAPHPNCARLLLAFGADPNVLSSDGSAPLHLCTAPHSLRCAELLLAHGAQVNLGTRDRQVTALHVAARQGLVAHVELYLHHGADPSRRTHQGETPLNAAAAAAERPEDAERFLRVAERLLAAGAEPGAAGRKGHTPLHNACANGHPALARLLLRHGADATVPNSAGDTPMDCALRAVREYRQQRPEETLTLLLDHGALPAHPKMLRLCCQHPPALEVMLNAYDRVPPADGWVEAVPPELWEVTGCPGVSPCPQPSPLSPRPPRRSTRSSMPRPCAWRDGRGGCSTWHVWPSGVTWAPAAAPLSPGWHCHPHCAATSSCPSRVSSPEGTPCVPTGVPSMSPTGVPLLCPPPVPWCQ from the exons ATGGCCCACGAGACGTTCGCCTTCAGCCCCTCGGCGCTGCGCTCGCTGCGGCTGCAgcgggagctgctggagcgGGACGATCGCCGCCGGGCGCTGGCCCGGGACTCGGCCGAGCGCCGCCTCCTGCCCGGGACCCCCCGCTTGCCCCCGAGCCCCCCTCGGCGGCGCCAGTTCTGCCGCGACCCCGCCGTGCACAACGCCCTCTACGCCGGGGACCTGCGCCGCGTCCAGAGCATCTTCAAGGACGAGGCCACCGCGAATCTGGTGTTGGAGACGGTCAGCGAGGAGCTGGTGTGGTCACCGGAGCAGG ggctgtgggtgctgagcCCCCGCCGGCAGCACACCTCCGCCCTGCGCATCGCCGCCGCCCGCGGCTACGAGGACTGCGCCCGGCACCTGCTGCTGCGGGGGGCGGCCGTGGACGCCGTGGTGGGGGGCCGGGCCCCCCTGCACGACAGCGCGGCCGCCCCCCACCCCAACTGCGCCCGCCTGCTCCTGGCCTTCGGCGCCGACCCCAACGTGCTGAGCTCCGACGGCTCGGCCCCGCTGCACCTCTGCACCGCGCCCCACAGCCTCAG GTGTgcggagctgctgctggcacacgGCGCGCAGGTGAACCTGGGCACTCGTGACCGGCAGGTGACAGCCCTGCACGTGGCAGCGCGCCAGGGGCTGGTGGCCCACGTGGAGCTGTACCTGCACCACGGAGCCGACCCCTCCCGGCGCACCCACCAGGGCGAGACCCCCCTGaacgcggcggcggcggcggccgagcGCCCCGAGGACGCCGAGCGCTTCCTGCGCGTGGCCGAGCGGCTGCTGGCGGCCGGCGCCgagcccggggccgcggggcgcAAGGGCCACACGCCGCTGCACAACGCCTGTGCCAACGGGCACCCCGCGCTGGCCCGGCTGCTGCTGCGCCACGGCGCCGACGCCACCGTCCCCAACAGCGCCGGGGACACCCCCATGGACTGCGCCCTGCGCGCCGTGCGCGAGTACCGCCAGCAGCGACCCGAGGAGACCCTGACCCTCCTGCTGGACCACGGCGCCCTCCCCGCGCACCCCAAG atgctcaggctgtgctgccagcacccgCCGGCGCTGGAGGTGATGCTCAACGCCTACGACCGCGTGCCCCCCGCAGACGGCTGGGTGGAGGCTGTGCCCCCCGAGCTCTGGGAGGTAACggggtgtcctggggtgtccccgtgtccccagcccagcccactgAGCCCCCGTCCCCCACGCAGGAGCACCAGGAGTTCTATGCCTCGGCCGTGCGCATGGCGGGACGGCCGCGGCggctgcagcacctggcacGTGTGGCCATCCGGCGTCACCTGGGCGCCCGCTGCCGcgccgctgtccccaggctggcactgccacccccactGCGCCGCTACCTCCAGCTGCCCATCGAGGGTCTCATCTCCTGAGGGCACTCCGTGTGTCCCCActggtgtcccctccatgtcccccacCGGTGTCCCCTTGCTGTGTCCCCCACCCGTGCCCTGGTGTCAATAA
- the ASB16 gene encoding ankyrin repeat and SOCS box protein 16 isoform X2, which yields MAHETFAFSPSALRSLRLQRELLERDDRRRALARDSAERRLLPGTPRLPPSPPRRRQFCRDPAVHNALYAGDLRRVQSIFKDEATANLVLETVSEELVWSPEQGLWVLSPRRQHTSALRIAAARGYEDCARHLLLRGAAVDAVVGGRAPLHDSAAAPHPNCARLLLAFGADPNVLSSDGSAPLHLCTAPHSLRCAELLLAHGAQVNLGTRDRQVTALHVAARQGLVAHVELYLHHGADPSRRTHQGETPLNAAAAAAERPEDAERFLRVAERLLAAGAEPGAAGRKGHTPLHNACANGHPALARLLLRHGADATVPNSAGDTPMDCALRAVREYRQQRPEETLTLLLDHGALPAHPKMLRLCCQHPPALEVMLNAYDRVPPADGWVEAVPPELWEEHQEFYASAVRMAGRPRRLQHLARVAIRRHLGARCRAAVPRLALPPPLRRYLQLPIEGLIS from the exons ATGGCCCACGAGACGTTCGCCTTCAGCCCCTCGGCGCTGCGCTCGCTGCGGCTGCAgcgggagctgctggagcgGGACGATCGCCGCCGGGCGCTGGCCCGGGACTCGGCCGAGCGCCGCCTCCTGCCCGGGACCCCCCGCTTGCCCCCGAGCCCCCCTCGGCGGCGCCAGTTCTGCCGCGACCCCGCCGTGCACAACGCCCTCTACGCCGGGGACCTGCGCCGCGTCCAGAGCATCTTCAAGGACGAGGCCACCGCGAATCTGGTGTTGGAGACGGTCAGCGAGGAGCTGGTGTGGTCACCGGAGCAGG ggctgtgggtgctgagcCCCCGCCGGCAGCACACCTCCGCCCTGCGCATCGCCGCCGCCCGCGGCTACGAGGACTGCGCCCGGCACCTGCTGCTGCGGGGGGCGGCCGTGGACGCCGTGGTGGGGGGCCGGGCCCCCCTGCACGACAGCGCGGCCGCCCCCCACCCCAACTGCGCCCGCCTGCTCCTGGCCTTCGGCGCCGACCCCAACGTGCTGAGCTCCGACGGCTCGGCCCCGCTGCACCTCTGCACCGCGCCCCACAGCCTCAG GTGTgcggagctgctgctggcacacgGCGCGCAGGTGAACCTGGGCACTCGTGACCGGCAGGTGACAGCCCTGCACGTGGCAGCGCGCCAGGGGCTGGTGGCCCACGTGGAGCTGTACCTGCACCACGGAGCCGACCCCTCCCGGCGCACCCACCAGGGCGAGACCCCCCTGaacgcggcggcggcggcggccgagcGCCCCGAGGACGCCGAGCGCTTCCTGCGCGTGGCCGAGCGGCTGCTGGCGGCCGGCGCCgagcccggggccgcggggcgcAAGGGCCACACGCCGCTGCACAACGCCTGTGCCAACGGGCACCCCGCGCTGGCCCGGCTGCTGCTGCGCCACGGCGCCGACGCCACCGTCCCCAACAGCGCCGGGGACACCCCCATGGACTGCGCCCTGCGCGCCGTGCGCGAGTACCGCCAGCAGCGACCCGAGGAGACCCTGACCCTCCTGCTGGACCACGGCGCCCTCCCCGCGCACCCCAAG atgctcaggctgtgctgccagcacccgCCGGCGCTGGAGGTGATGCTCAACGCCTACGACCGCGTGCCCCCCGCAGACGGCTGGGTGGAGGCTGTGCCCCCCGAGCTCTGGGAG GAGCACCAGGAGTTCTATGCCTCGGCCGTGCGCATGGCGGGACGGCCGCGGCggctgcagcacctggcacGTGTGGCCATCCGGCGTCACCTGGGCGCCCGCTGCCGcgccgctgtccccaggctggcactgccacccccactGCGCCGCTACCTCCAGCTGCCCATCGAGGGTCTCATCTCCTGA
- the HROB gene encoding homologous recombination OB-fold protein, which yields MSCHFQKLFGTDGELEDEDFLSAVEDAENQFVTPGHSSPSVVPVLPSEAHPSKAPTLRPLAGQGEHPVGFQGPPSRGAAPQDELDNDLFLAACRELEGPEVPVGAGAAPVPLGRCKKPPWKCPGKENAQECGVPQKLRVGEELVPSSGGLQDRQGPLPSPKLALRPSTAGACAPRPPHSTGEPGSSGGSIPALGAPCLRPVQAPLARSSPSVPWTPPAQSCPQPRLPPKPSSGPPSFPNPPVAPNAPGPPSAPVVTNHLVQLVTAASKAPGGTPRAPRRRESRRFPGPAGILPQQHSGKLLEEILVSAPQTPAHGAVAKPRAQALPSSPLPTEEDFGKGPWLAMKTELGLDERDPSCFLHTYSVVMVLRKAALKQLPKNKVPSMAVMIKTLTRSSAGAGAVFRDPTGEMQGTVHRLLLEQRQSELRAGSVLLLRQVGVFSPSHRNHYLNVTPTNLLQIFPPEPEGCSPQQVPAQAELTPDPPAQPTRGVPVPEDWGQSRTSGHSAEQRPGGFPLCPPSSDPSWEEPVGADGCDMDDLDGLLGELPEDFFSAPAQVDCG from the exons ATG TCCTGCCACTTCCAGAAGCTTTTTGGGACCGACGGGGAGCTGGAGGACGAG GATTTCCTCTCCGCTGTGGAAGATGCAGAGAACCAGTTTGTGACTCCCGGGCATTCCTCCCCCAGCGTCGTCCCGGTTCTTCCCAGTGAAGCCCATCCCAGTAAAGCCCCCACCCTCCGGCCCCTCGCCGGGCAGGGCGAGCATCCCGTGGGATTCCAGGGACCCCCATCGCGGGGGGCAGCCCCCCAGGATGAGCTGGACAATGACCTtttcctggctgcctgcagggagctggagggtCCCGAGGTGCCCGTGGGGGCTGGCGCTGCCCCGGTGCCCCTTGGGCGCTGCAAGAAGCCGCCGTGGAagtgcccagggaaggagaacGCTCAGGAATGTGGGGTCCCCCAAAAGCTCagggtgggagaggagctggttCCCAGCTCcggggggctgcaggacaggcagggccccctccccagtcccaaaCTGGCGCTGCGGCCCAGCACGGCCGGTGCCTgcgcccccagacccccccattCCACGGGAGAGCCGGGAAGCTCCGgaggctccatccctgctctgggggctccGTGCCTGAGGCCTGTCCAAGCACCCCTAGCAAGGAGCAGCCCCTCAGTGCCCTGGACccctccagcacagagctgcccccagccccggctgccccccaaaccctcctcgGGTCCCCCCAGCTTCCCAAACCCCCCGGTGGCTCCAAACGCTCCTGGCCCCCCCAGCGCCCCCGTGGTCACCAACCACCTGGTGCAGCTGGTGACAGCGGCCAGCAAAGCCCCCGGGGGaaccccccgagccccccggcGCAGGGAGAGCCGGCGCTTCCCGGGGCCCGCCGggatcctgccccagcag cactctgggaagctgctggaggagatcCTGGTGTCTGCTCCCCAGACTCCTGCTCACGGGGCCGTGGCGAAGCCGCGGGCTCAG gcactgcccagctctccGCTGCCCACCGAGGAGGATTTCGGGAAGGGGCCCTGGCTGGCCATGAagacagagctggggctggatgaGAGGGACCCCAGCTGCTTCCTCCACACCTACAGCGTGGTCATGGTGCTCCGCAAG gcagccctgAAGCAGCTCCCAAAAAACAAAGTCCCCAGCATGGCTGTGATGATCAAGACCCTGAccaggagcagtgctggtgctggcgCCGTGTTCCGGGACCCCACAG GGGAGATGCAGGGCACCGTGCAccggctgctgctggagcagaggcagagcgAGCTCCGGGCCGGCTCCGTGCTGCTcctgaggcag GTCGGGGtcttctccccctcccaccGCAACCACTACCTCAACGTGACCCCCACCAACCTCCTCCAGATCTTCCCACCTGAGCCCGAGGGCTGCTCCCCCCAGCAG gtccctgcccaggctgagctgaccccagacccccctgcccagcccacccGCGGTGTCCCTGTTCCTGAGGACTGGGGACAGTCGAGGACAAGTGGACACAGTGCAGAGCAGCGTCCTGGGGGCTTCCCCCTGTGCCCACCGAGCTCTGATCCCAGCTGGGAAGAGCCGGTGGGAGCTGATGGATGTGACATGG atgACCTGGACGGgctcctgggagagctgcccgAGGATTTCttctcagccccagctcaggtTGACtgtggctga